The genomic stretch AAGGCATCACAAGTTGAACATGCCAGATATACATTGATTGCCTGACCAGGCCTGTGCTGCATCGGTCTGTGGAGAAGAGATCCTAACTCCCATGTTATACCACAGCACTGTACAATCCATCTGCCCATCCCTCCTGATCATAGAGCTGTAAGATCAGCCAATAATCGATCAGTCGGCATGTTCTTCAGTGGCTCGGAATAATACTCGAGCCTGGCTCGAGATGGAATGTTCTGTTTCCCTCGCCGCCCCTTGGGCATCGCGTAGGGCGCACCTCAACAGTGTACTCTTTATGTTTGCTCAGAAAGCCACGTTCAGTGTGTCGTAATGTAACGAAGCCAAAACAAAGACCCAGTGGAGTTAGCTAGCTATTGAACCTGTCGTGTGTATGTGGCGTTGAGGAGGGCGTTCGGCATGTTAAATGACGACCAACCTGGGATGTGCTTCACCAAGGATGGTCAATGTCTTTGCCAGATAACTTTGACAAACTTTCAGATGTAACTCCAAGGAACTCGAGAAGTCCACAGTTGTTCCTGAACGTTTAGAAAAGGTAGCTGGCTATCTCATTGATTGTGCTTCATGAAGTTGCCCCCTTGGAAATATGTCGGGTCAGTACAGACATTTTGCTTACATATGCAGCTGATCCAGGAACATGGAACGTTACAGAACATTCAGATAGAAAAGTACTACATAGACCCGATCTGATTCCCTGTTGTGTGGCGCATGGGATTGAGTCGGCTTTATTCATTCCATTTCTATCTGCGTTGTTCCAAATGTTCCATCCCTCTGGAGAAGCATATGCTATTTTCAACTAAAGGGTGGGTGAGAAGATTTAATTGCTGGTCCACCCATGTGTTCTGTGGATGTGGAACACTTATGGCTACTTGGTGAATATATTATGGAGGAGTACATGTATAAATTGCAATTTATTAGAATGTTGATATTAGATTATAAGAAGATAAATGGCAATGAGTATTATAttgtatctttatcaagggtataaaaaaaaataaagttcACAATGAGGAAATACAAAATGCTGTATTGTGAACCTGGGTGATCTGTCTGTCATCATAGACAAAGGTACAACATAGAAACGTTGATTATTGGTGTTTCAGTTTATTGCTTTCTCTTCTACAACAATGCAGTGGTGTGGACACATTGGTTTACATGGTAAAGCTGTTCAGTGGCCAAGCAATAAGGAAGCTTTTTGTCAGATGTAaaatgttgatttaaaaaaaaaaagagagaaaggaaacTCACCCCTCGACATTAGGTAAAGCTGCTGTAGGGGCACATTACCTGGCATCAATGTTGGAAATGCTCAATGGCCGAGTGAGGACATAGGGAGCATGTATTGTCTTCTGTGCTTGTATTGGTTATTTGCTTTTACAAGGTGTCAAGTGTTTCACAgggatgttgactccaatgcttatcacagttgtgtcaagttggctggatgtcctttgggtggtggaccattcttgatacacatgggagactgttgagtgtgaaaaacccagcgtggttgcagttcttgacacaaaccggtgcgcctggcacataccccattcaaaggcacttaaatcttttgtcttgcccattccccttatgaatggcacacacacacaatccatgtctcagggCTTCACCTGTtttcttcccttcatctacactgaacaaGTGACATatataagggatcatatcttccacctggattcacctggtcagtctgtcagggaaagagtaggtgttcatgttttgtatacatgtgtgtggttggtatgtatgtatgtaaaaaaaaaacgcaTGGCTTGACTCATCTGGGGTGACAACATGGGTGGTTGCAACCACAGAAAACCTATACACAAGGGTGCCACGGCTTACTTCAGAAGTAACAGAGAATAAGGGTCTTCTActtaaaacacatttttaaagAGCATTTGAGGGAAATGACCCCACTTTGGTCAAAATAACAATAATACTGAACCGAATCTGACAGATGGCTCGACTAAGTCTGAGTTAATGTTTTGAAAGTTCTTCCCCATTTCAGTGTCATCACAAAATCTCAGTCAATCTGGTAGTCACATGATTAAAATCATACCCATAGTTATGCTTACTTGTTCTAACTTCTCAATTTGTGTCCTTACAAGAACGGTCCCATTTAGTTTAGCCATAGACGTCATATACATCTATTGCAGATGGGTAGTTATTTTAGCTATATTCACAGTTTTCATGAATACATTTCAGTAAACTTGTATTTTCAACATGTTTTTCCTTCCGGATTCAAAAATCATTGTACAGATCCTACCCCAAACCTCTGCAGCGTGTAATGGTGGCTTTAGAACCACGTTTGTAGAAAGGTTACACATACTTTATGTAACATATTGAACATGGATTATTCTCTGCTAGATTCACAGGATAGTCAAAACTCTGTATATATTACATTTTGATATTCACAAGTGCTGGTAAGAATGGATATTTACTCTGCATATATGCAGTACTTTTTATATCATGTTGGTTCTCCATGGAAAACTGACAACACTGTTTTTAGAAAATATAATTTTCTTTGTAGATGATTTGGTTCAATTCATATACCATTTCAAACAGGCATCTTTCTTCAACGTTTTGGGAAGAACAATGCAAGATCAAAACCGCGGCATACGAGTTTGTAAATCAAGAATCCCATTTTTATCATAAAGGAATGTCAAAAATAAATATACTCTATCAAcgtataaataaaataaaaaatgaaaaaataaataactaAGTGATGCTCACTAATATATAAACTGGTGAATTTTCCAAAGCTCAAATACAAAACCATTTATTGTAGATAacgaaaaaagaaaaaaaaatagagATGAAATTTAGACTGATTTTCTTGCCATACTTCAGACTTCCTGGCTGTGACTAAAAAGCTGGAGCCTTGCACTAAAAATGTAATATGATTTATCAAAGCAGTGTGATAAAAGTGGTGAACCATGCACTGTAGAGTACCAGGTCTTGAATTATTGTAAATGCTTTGTGTGGCCCAAGTAATGGCTACATTGTTTGGTGTGAGGGGACATAGTCAGGAAATGCTTAATTTTTGAAATGCCAAGAGATTCTTATTGTGAAGTGTTTAAGGCACAAACTGAGTGAAATATTGCTGTCTCTTCCTACAATCCATATGCATTACTGCATCTGAAGACACTGCCCCTTTTATCGAAAAACTCTGACAAATGGGTTTTCAGACTAAAGCTAAGTATTCATCTTAATATAATATTGTGAATAAATATACCAGTTCAGCGTGAGAAGAAACCTACGCGAGCACTTGCATGAAATGGCAAACTAAATGCTTTCCCTGCAAATAAATTCTAGGCTTAAGCAAAGTGTGACAATCTTCTAGGCTAATAATCAAGGCGCAAAATGTGAGATTTTAAACATTTACATTGAAAATATCAAACTACATACTAAAATGATACATTTGACTTTGTGATAGTTTCTAAAGTGTTCTCTCCCACACCACTGACAATTATGCAGACCTAAACTTGCCTCTGTCAGTAACCATATAATATTTACAAATTTGGCATTCGATTTCATCCAATTAAGCTTGTCTTCTTTTGGTTTCCAGTAATACAAACATAGACACTCTCTTCACAAATAATACATTGATTGTCGAAATATGTGTCTTCAAGTCTAGGCGGCATAGCACTTACAACTGTAAGAAACTACTTGCATAAATCCTATAGACTTCTCATAAGGCAACGTTGGAATATTTTTTTCATCCATAGCATTCATTTAATGAACATCCGTCATGGATCTATCCAGAGTCATACTGCTTCGGTAGTTGTGCGCATCATTGTCCAAGATGATAAagatcatgtaaaaaaaaaaaaaatgtttcaatgCTCGTTATCAACAAACTATATGGCATTTCTGTGTGATTCTGCTTGTGTTCTTTGGTAAATCGTTGCACTTAAAATTCCATTGTAAGGTTTTCTGGAACCGGTGTTGGGACCAAGGCGAATTTGGTGTGAAATCTTCAGCTGGTCTCCTGCTGTGTGTTTTTAGTTGCTGGTCAGTGTCTCTGGTCAGTATCTAACCCAGCAATTTTTTTGCTAGCTGGATGCTAGTTGCTAGCTAGTCTCCTTTGTCTTTTGGGGAGCTAGCTAGACACTATAGTCTCGTGTTTTCTAGGTAGCTAGCGAGTAGCTAGCTAGTCGTctagtgtgttttttttttgtaggtaCCTAGCCAGCTAGTGGATAGCTGATAGTGGCTAGCTGCTCCATAGCCAGTCTCTGGTGTTTCACCAGTGCTCTAGATGAAGGTCCATGGCTGTATTCAGGTTGATGTCTGTGACATCCAGGAACTCTGTGTTGAAAATGCTTGGCCCGGCGGCCGGGACGGAGTTGAACCCCGTAGCCGAGCTTGGGGGCGTCAGGTCCAGCCATTCCATCGTCTCCCACGGCGACTCGCTGAACGTCATGCCGACCATCCCCTGCGCCTCGGCCACGGATGACACTTTGGCGTTGATGGGGTGGATGGCAGATAGAGGCGTTGGCGTTTCCATCAGGTCCCTGTTGGGGAGAAGTTTGTCCTGGTGggggtgttggtgttggtgagggtggtggtggtggtgattggtGCTGGGGTAGCCCTCAGGTccatcacccctctcctccccctcccctgcttCCTCGGCAGCCATCTTGAGAAGGGCGACCTCGCCCCCTCGGCCTAGGGGGCTTCCCAGCAGGTTCTCCAGGTGGCTGTCTGCAATGTGATTGGCTGTGTGGTCATAGTTGAGCTGGGAGGGGGGCAGGTGTTCGTAGTGTCTTTGGTTGAACTTTGGGACGGCGAGGCAGGTGGTTCCGGGGGAAACTGTAATGTGAGGCACAACTTTGGTTACAGAggacctctccctctcttctctggcgTTAGCTGGCATCTCTTGAAGAGAAGaggatggggggagggggagtCACAGCACAGAGTGTGATTTAATACCCATGTAAGAGGGAAATCTGGAGTTACTTAACTAAGCGGTGATGGATGGTATGTAGGGAGGCAAACTGACTAGTACCTTATGTAGGGGATTGAAACTAAATTGCTTGCAGTTACAAAGCCATTGCTCATTCATAACCATGGCAACAACATGCACTGACAGCTATATCACCTTCCAATTTCTAAGACTACACCTTATATACATTGCACACATTGAGACTGATTCGGAATCAGTTCACTCACCTCCACTCTCTATGAGCACATCCAAAAGCTCATCCATCTGCTGACTCCTAGTCAgttgctaaaaaaaaaaagaatgtgaTTAACAATACATTCGTACTTTATCAATaccttgtaaaaaaaaatacaaatctgaAAAACATGTCCCCAGTTTTAGCACCATTTTGGGGATTTTTAATGCTATCAATGATAATGTTTCATGATGAAGATTTTAACATTATGATATTGATATATTTGTTACAAGGTTCTATAAGGCACTTGGGGCAACCACAACTCAAAATGACACAACCACGAAGCAGTCAGCTCTGAAGAAACCCAGTCAAACTTGGTCAAGGGTGCAAAGTGTGGGATGGATAAAGCAATGGATGGATGAACAAAGAGGTGCAaagcaggtgagagagagagagagagagagagaaggaaggaagttAGATAGAAGGCAGGAATCGAAGCGACACCACAGAGGTTACAACAACGAAACAAATTGAGTTGGCCGGCCATGATCAGGAGCAGAGTTCGGGTGTATAATTTAGTTTACCTGCTTGACTGCATCCTCATAGCAAGGGGGCTGTCTAGAGTCGAATGCAGTTGAATCTGAGCTACAGAAGGCCGGGGTTGAGACCAGGCACTTTTGGCCAACGTGCCGGGGAGAGGGCAATATTGCCATCTATATGAAAAAATAGGCGAAAAAGTTGTATTACTGATAAGAAAATGGAGCTAGAATTTTAGTATAGTGTGGTAACTTATATGCAAGAAAACCTCTATGCATCCTGATAAAAACAAGATGCTTAAAAAAAAAGTTTGGGCTGTGGAGTTCTTGTGAAATGAGCTAGCTAGCTCATCGGAGAGATCTGCTTGAATCCGAACTGCTAAGTTGTGAAGAGTAGTACCATGAACCTCATGATGGAAGTTTTAGAGAGAAGCAACAAATGAATGGAAAGCAGAAAAATGGTTAAGTGAATGTGATGGTGGATACCCAGTCATGTGACACAACCATGTTCAACCGCTACAGACCAAGTTTAGACAGAATAATAGCTCTTGCCTTCTGCTGCATGTTTGGGTTCTTAGCCTTAGTGTTGACCCTGTGGATCAGGCCGTTGTCGGTCGAGTTGGGGAACACTGACTGAAGGCCTCTCTGGTCAGAGGGATAGGAGCAGTTCACAGCCTGTCCTCCATTCTTCTGCTGAATCTGTTCGGAGGGAATACATAATTATCATGACCACCAAGCTATCAATCAATAGACATGTGAACAGAGTTACAACGGACACAATATAAAGAACATTTTAGAGCCAACATATAAAGTACATTTAGACCATTGTCTCTTGGAAAGACTCATAACAAGCGCTCTGCCTTAGGCCTACCTGCATGTTGCGGGGCCTGGTGCTGGTCTGGTTGAGGGAGTGGCTACAGCCGTCTCTGCCCAGCGGCGGTGACAGCAGGTAGGGGTTGTTGGGGGAGGAAGGTTGGGAGCTGCTGGAGGTCTTGGCGATGGGTGAGTCTTGAGGAGAGCACTGGGGGCTGAGGAAGGCAGACATGCCAGAGGGACTTCCTGAGGAGGGGACTGAGTCCAGGCATCGTTGCCCACCAGGGCCCCCCATATTGGTCAGGGAGGCACCGCAGTGGCCCATCCCCTCCATGGAGCTTCCTGGAGGACTCTTCAGGTgcttgggggaggagagggggcagctGGAGGAGAGGGACATGGGCTCCTGTTTGACAGTCACTCCAAAGAAGTGCTGCCCCATCAGCGTGGGGGATTGCTGTAGGTGCAGGTGGTGGGGCTGGGACGGAGCCGGGACACCCTCATGTGTGGCGCCATGGCAACGCTTCCTCTTGTGCAGCTGCATCTTGAGCTCCTCCACCTATTGTGAAACAGGGTGTTAACAGTAAGTAAGCTTAGCCTTGAATGGCCCTTTAAGGACAACAACATTTTATTGAGTTGAACAGTGCGTTTACCCACCTGTCTCTGTTCCTGGTGCAGCTTCCACGTCAGCTCCTCGATCACTTTTTGTTTCTCCACCAACATCTTATCCTTCTCTGCCTCCAGACCCTCCATCCCTGCACCTTCCCCTCCCCGTAGTCCTGCCCCACTCAGACCCCCTCCCCCCAGGCCTTCTTCAGAGCTGAGCTGGGCCGGGGACGGCTGGAGGCCAAActgtggaggagaggacatgggCACGTCGCTGAAGCTGTCTGGGAGCGAGCCGCTACGGGAGAGGTCTGAGGAAGCGGGGGAGATGGGTGGGGTGGAGGAGGTGCTGGGGTAAGGGTAATATCCCCCCTGGGAGAGGGcgctggaggaggagggggactggTAGGAGGACAGGGACCCCGTGGGGGTGACAGGGAAGGTGACCGTGGTGATGTCATTGGAGCCTGAATGCGAGGGGCTTGAGGTGGGGTCCTTAAAGGGGCGGAGTCTCTCAATGAGGGCTGTCTTGGTGCCTGAGACGGGCATGCCCCGGATACGAAGCTGCTGCCTGAGCTCTGACACCTGtaagatgaagggagagagagatatagcgatgggtagagaggtagaggaaagACATTAAATGCTTGCATTTTGAAAATCTTACACTTACAGAATA from Oncorhynchus keta strain PuntledgeMale-10-30-2019 chromosome 24, Oket_V2, whole genome shotgun sequence encodes the following:
- the myocd gene encoding myocardin isoform X8; translated protein: MTLLGSEHSILIRSKFRSVNHGKFPKQEDSYAFEEDSSSDSLSPEQHHSDESQGSACPSSEAMGSTPSSSSSPALTSPKQGCQNRDPSDQSKEDCLSAANNGLSATPPIPVPAIVKSKISDKNRHKKPKDVKPKVKKLKYHQYIPPDQKPEKSPPPMDSAYARLLQQQQLFLQLQILSQQKHAHTHSQHTHSQHTQAHAHQRQPSFSYQPLHQPVQAQKQSSEQLTVGSSSVTTNMVNSSSSSPVKTTYSGQTSISPVKPGPLPPNLDDLKVSELRQQLRIRGMPVSGTKTALIERLRPFKDPTSSPSHSGSNDITTVTFPVTPTGSLSSYQSPSSSSALSQGGYYPYPSTSSTPPISPASSDLSRSGSLPDSFSDVPMSSPPQFGLQPSPAQLSSEEGLGGGGLSGAGLRGGEGAGMEGLEAEKDKMLVEKQKVIEELTWKLHQEQRQVEELKMQLHKRKRCHGATHEGVPAPSQPHHLHLQQSPTLMGQHFFGVTVKQEPMSLSSSCPLSSPKHLKSPPGSSMEGMGHCGASLTNMGGPGGQRCLDSVPSSGSPSGMSAFLSPQCSPQDSPIAKTSSSSQPSSPNNPYLLSPPLGRDGCSHSLNQTSTRPRNMQIQQKNGGQAVNCSYPSDQRGLQSVFPNSTDNGLIHRVNTKAKNPNMQQKMAILPSPRHVGQKCLVSTPAFCSSDSTAFDSRQPPCYEDAVKQQLTRSQQMDELLDVLIESGEMPANAREERERSSVTKVVPHITVSPGTTCLAVPKFNQRHYEHLPPSQLNYDHTANHIADSHLENLLGSPLGRGGEVALLKMAAEEAGEGEERGDGPEGYPSTNHHHHHPHQHQHPHQDKLLPNRDLMETPTPLSAIHPINAKVSSVAEAQGMVGMTFSESPWETMEWLDLTPPSSATGFNSVPAAGPSIFNTEFLDVTDINLNTAMDLHLEHW